GACTTGTACGATCCTTCGCGAACTGGATTGCGCATGATCCGGATGATCTGCTTCCGGTATGCGTCGAACGAGCCGCTCTGTTTGAGTTCTTCGACGGTCGCTTCGAAGTCTCTATCCCAGTTAATCTCCCACGGAGTGTCCGTTGGAATCTCGCACATCCGATTACGAAAGGAGTCGTTCGGGATCCGGGTCCTCAACAGGGTCCCGATCGGGGTCTTCCAAACGGTGACGGAGTTCCGGCGACATGATCACCTCGTCGATATACGTCGCAAAATCCATCTCCTCTGCGTATTCGAAGTTCTTCCAGAGCCAGGTGTCCTTCGCACGTTCGACTAACTCGTCGGTACTCATTCGCTTCGTTTCCTCGTGGAAGCGTTCGATCAGGTACTTCTTTTTCGGAGATAGGTCTCCACCTTCGAGCGCAGTCGCGTACTGCCCGTTGTCCCGAATCGAGATTCGGCCCTCCTCAGACAACTCCTCGAGGGCGTCGGTCACCGTTCTGGAATAGGGGCCATAATCGTACGGCATGAACGTCGCATCCGTCAGCCGCTGTCCGGTTTTGACGGCAGTCTTGATTTCGCCGTAGAAGATCAGCTTCTGCACTCGCTTTTCATAGAGCGCGTCGTACTTGGAGAGGAACTCCAGGATTATCTCCTTCAGTTCCGCCCAATCATCCTCATCGAGATCGATAGAACGATCCGTAGAGGATTCTGGTGTGGACATTACTCTCTATGCTAGTTCACACTGGGATGGGCATAAGTTTGGTGTATAACAGATCTGAGGGCTAAATCGGATTTTTGGGCCGGCTACAGGACCTGATCATCGACAGTTTTCGGAACGATCTCGGCGTCGGCCAGCGGCGTGATATTGATCTCGACGCCGTGTTTGTGGTTGGGCTGGTAGCCCGCGGTCGTGATCTCCGACAGCGCTCGGTCACTCCATTCGGATGAGATATCGCTCGCCATCGAATCACAGACGCCCTTGATTTCATCTGCAAGATCCTGGTAGTCCTCGATCCCGCTCGCCAATTCGGATTTGAACGTCTGACGACGGGATGCACCCCCATCTCCGAGATTCGTCTGGTCCACCTCCTCGAAGTTGTCGAAGTAGTAGGTCATGAACAGGATGCCGTTGCTGGCGTAGTGACTCGAGCCGACCAGATCCTCGTAGTACTCGAAGAGGTCGTACAGGTGGGCCTCGACTGGCTCGGAGCCATCATTCGCGTAGGCCTCGAAGGCGGTTTCGAGATCCTCAAGGGCGTCGATCCACTCCTCGCGGTTCTCCTCGACCGTCTCGTAGAACGAGGGGCTGAACAGATCCTCCATGTCCACGTCCTCGAGAGCAGCGAGTTGATCCAGTGTCTCGAGTCGCTCGGTCGTCTGTTCCCTGAAGTCGGCCACCAACTCGGCGGCCTCCGCGGCGCGGTCCTGATTCGCCGCGGGCCACTCGCGGGGGTCGGGTTGGGCGAGGTCGGCCAGTCGATCTTCGAAGACGGCGATCTGCTCCAGCCCGCTTTCACAGCGGGCGTACTCTGCGGCGGCTTCGGACTGTTCGGAGGGCGACAGGGAGTCGTCGCTCCGGCGGCGGTTGGCCGCACTCCGGCGTTCCCGGAGCAGGGCCTTCCGCGGTTCCAGATACCGGTTCTGGAGGCGGTCGAAGACGTTCGCATCGAGTTGGTGGTAGTCCACCAGGCAAGCGAAGCCCTCCCCCTCAGGATCGGAGACGAGTCGCTCGGTGGTGAACCGCCAGAGGATCGGCGTCCGGTCGAACTTTGAGACGTGGTACTCGAAGAGATCGTCTTCGAGCCACTGTCGAAGATTCGGATACGCCTCTTCGTCTGCGGTCTGATTTCCAAGGACTTGATCGACTTCCGCGAGGCGGGCGTCGGCGTGCTCGCCCCAGATGCGTTCGAACTCGCTCTCGATGTGGGTGAGGAGGTTGGCTTGGTCTTCGACATTGGAGATTGGGACAACGCCGTCGTCGGACTTGTGGACGGTTTTAAGTGTGAGATGGAGGAGAAGATCTTTCACCATCTCCGGGAAGTCGTCCGGGGTACCGCTAACCGAATCCGGATCTGAAACTTCCCTATCTTCTGGCTTCTCGACGGTCCTTAGGAAGATCTCTTCTCTGACTTTCTCAAGGCTCGATGAACTTAGACCGAGTGCGTTACCGACAATATTCGTAATCTCCTCTGCGAGGGTTTGGATTCGATTCTGTCGATGGCGACGAATTTTCTCTGCTTCTTGAGCAACTTCTGTGAGAGTCTGGTCCGCATCGCCCGTGTTGAATAACTCCGAGGCTTCAAACGAAATTTCCTCGGTGTGTGGGTGTGTGTAGAAAAATCCGGAAATGGCACTCTCGGGGAGGAGTTCCGGGCCGACGTAGTAGGGACTTCCCATGTTGTGCACGTTCTGTTTGACGAAAAGGTCGTATTGTTCCCTTGTATTGTCGCGGAGTTTGTCGTTACCTTCCAGATCGGGAAACCAGGGGAGCATACCGATGTAGCCAGACTCCCACTTCCTTTCTGGCGTTAAACAGAGCATCAACCCGTGGAAAACATCGGAGTTCACTGCTCCGAGGAGGAGCCACGGGTCGATATCACCTGTGAATAGCATATTGCTCGCATGGCCAAACAGTCCTCCAGGGGGGTAATATCCGAATCGACGACCGGTTCGCTTTATGTACGCCCAGGTTAATCCCTCCTGAGTCTGGTATTCCATATTACGGAGGACAGAGTTCGGAGCTCGATCGACTTCGGCGCCACCATTAGTCCAGTTGATGACCTCGTCAACCTCAGGCAACGTCCAAACATCACCCCCCGCATTCGTGAATGGTTTGAAAGCGTCGTTTTTAGCCTCCCACTGTTTTCGAAGGAACCGATCATTGTCGGCTGTCGCAAGTCCCTGCTTCACGTCGCCGATTCCTTCTCCAGGGATGCCCGGAACGTCCGGATCGATTTTCAGGTCTGTGTCGTGGAGGCTTCGGACCTCAGGCGGCAACGAGTAGCAGATTGGGGTTCCTGGGACCTGATCGAACTCGTTTAGCTCAACTTCGAAGTACCTGTTAACAGAATCCCCTATCTCTCCGAAGGCAGTATTCAGGTAAGTTGCCTCTTTCTCTTCTTTATTACGGTCATGAAGTCGGATGAATGTTCCAGTCGTACTTCTCCGTTTTCCGGTTCGGACGACTGTACCAACGGTTCCGACCGTCGCATTATCCAAAACCCCGTATCCGAACTCAGAAAGGAAGTCGAATGAACCGCGCTCACCCACAAAGTCGGAGCGGAACGATTCGAACGTTTGATTGAACAGGAACGACCAAGGCACGAGCATACCGATCCGGCCGTCCGTAGAGACAAGACGATCACACGCCTCGAAGAAGTTGATGTAGTACTCTTGAGTGTAGTCGTAGTGGTCTTCTGAGTACTCACGCACCGGCTTTGGCATCCTTCCCCGAGACCCGTACGGCGGATTCATCAACGCAACGTCATATTCCTGTGTCAACACCACCAGCAGGTGCAGGAAACTCCGGAGGTTCTGCTCGCCAAACGAGTCCGACGTCTGCTCTTCGACGGCCCGTTGCAGCGCTTTCAAAAAGGAGTGCAGCGACTGGTGAGCGCGATCGTGGTAGTCGGTGAGTTCGGACTGGGTCTTACTCGCGTCGAAGGCCTCCTCGAGCGTTCCCTGCACGTCGAGCAGACTCCCCAGGGCCTCGGTCGTCTGGAACGTCTCGATGATGTCCTCTAAGGCGTCCCAGAGGTCGGTCCCCTCGCCGGTGATCTCGTTGAGCACTGCCTCGGCTTCCTCGATCTCTGCGACGCGGTTATCCGCGGTGACGATCCCGACGTTCGGCATCTGGAA
The Halorhabdus rudnickae DNA segment above includes these coding regions:
- a CDS encoding Panacea domain-containing protein — translated: MSTPESSTDRSIDLDEDDWAELKEIILEFLSKYDALYEKRVQKLIFYGEIKTAVKTGQRLTDATFMPYDYGPYSRTVTDALEELSEEGRISIRDNGQYATALEGGDLSPKKKYLIERFHEETKRMSTDELVERAKDTWLWKNFEYAEEMDFATYIDEVIMSPELRHRLEDPDRDPVEDPDPERLLS
- the pglX gene encoding BREX-5 system adenine-specific DNA-methyltransferase PglX; this encodes MSGDSISQRKAQLDKEEREHLEDVVTEMRERVEDNVDFQLTQKGLDEKPDEPEALDEDIQELVEAIQLEAVDGHTWDEAFAEYVTGVGYTIVNRLAALRTMEVRDFIDEEVTVFKENGLTPAAETLVHEEFLLEDEAILTAYQNKCEELGKDIEILFDTDTPYSLVDPDVDTYEDLAGMLDEIPDEVWRADDVLGWVYEYYNRPVVEALDAKNTLEPGDVGPANQFYTPHWVVRMLTDNSLGKLYLEATGKEDTVPEPEALSIDERKERATTPDAAPDVPSIATYLIPDDEDQAAPEFDDPSELRVIDPACGSGHFLLYAFDIFERIWWTERPDVPREEVPAKILEHNLYGVDIDLRAAQLAAFNLYLKARGRAEAEGSDAFQMPNVGIVTADNRVAEIEEAEAVLNEITGEGTDLWDALEDIIETFQTTEALGSLLDVQGTLEEAFDASKTQSELTDYHDRAHQSLHSFLKALQRAVEEQTSDSFGEQNLRSFLHLLVVLTQEYDVALMNPPYGSRGRMPKPVREYSEDHYDYTQEYYINFFEACDRLVSTDGRIGMLVPWSFLFNQTFESFRSDFVGERGSFDFLSEFGYGVLDNATVGTVGTVVRTGKRRSTTGTFIRLHDRNKEEKEATYLNTAFGEIGDSVNRYFEVELNEFDQVPGTPICYSLPPEVRSLHDTDLKIDPDVPGIPGEGIGDVKQGLATADNDRFLRKQWEAKNDAFKPFTNAGGDVWTLPEVDEVINWTNGGAEVDRAPNSVLRNMEYQTQEGLTWAYIKRTGRRFGYYPPGGLFGHASNMLFTGDIDPWLLLGAVNSDVFHGLMLCLTPERKWESGYIGMLPWFPDLEGNDKLRDNTREQYDLFVKQNVHNMGSPYYVGPELLPESAISGFFYTHPHTEEISFEASELFNTGDADQTLTEVAQEAEKIRRHRQNRIQTLAEEITNIVGNALGLSSSSLEKVREEIFLRTVEKPEDREVSDPDSVSGTPDDFPEMVKDLLLHLTLKTVHKSDDGVVPISNVEDQANLLTHIESEFERIWGEHADARLAEVDQVLGNQTADEEAYPNLRQWLEDDLFEYHVSKFDRTPILWRFTTERLVSDPEGEGFACLVDYHQLDANVFDRLQNRYLEPRKALLRERRSAANRRRSDDSLSPSEQSEAAAEYARCESGLEQIAVFEDRLADLAQPDPREWPAANQDRAAEAAELVADFREQTTERLETLDQLAALEDVDMEDLFSPSFYETVEENREEWIDALEDLETAFEAYANDGSEPVEAHLYDLFEYYEDLVGSSHYASNGILFMTYYFDNFEEVDQTNLGDGGASRRQTFKSELASGIEDYQDLADEIKGVCDSMASDISSEWSDRALSEITTAGYQPNHKHGVEINITPLADAEIVPKTVDDQVL